A genomic stretch from Lysobacter ciconiae includes:
- a CDS encoding tetratricopeptide repeat protein — protein sequence MQAASRLFISALVLVLASAGSVIAAPAAKGPVADAATDTLEPLMAAEFALQAGRLEEASRWYLQAALAADDEALTERATRIALLARDDESAARLLDLWRRQGGQSVNFLGAEASLALRRGDERKAQRYLVQLLGMPGDEGWRQVLGVMIAGARDPSQAAGVLDTLVRRGNIPPKLQAWLAFGGLAQRLEQPELAERIVAEVVKRFPGEPRVALLRVSQLREAGRVEKAREVLGSIADRAGDDKELRLAIAYEYDTLGDLAAAEGTLARGEQDDQTYGLRASLLARAKDNESLLALYEELRARGQVPDPRRRLLLGQVAEFLKRYDEALGWYQGVPGGEQRLPALLRSTNVLHELGRADEAFAQLHEMQADASATDTARRDAYLLEASLHERDKDAAAEKDAFSRGLAAFPDDLEILYARALSWERGDDVPRAEADLRRILVIDPESVAALNALGYTLADRTDRYQEALELINRARAAEPDNAAITDSYGWVLYRLGRTDEALVALRQAFALQKDAEIAAHLAEVLWKLGRRDEARKYVEEAKRIDPDNRALKRVLEMTAP from the coding sequence ATGCAAGCAGCGTCACGCCTGTTCATTTCCGCCCTCGTCCTCGTCCTGGCCAGCGCCGGATCGGTGATTGCCGCACCCGCGGCGAAAGGGCCGGTCGCCGATGCGGCAACCGACACGCTCGAGCCGTTGATGGCCGCCGAGTTCGCCCTCCAGGCCGGACGACTGGAGGAAGCCTCGCGCTGGTACCTGCAGGCGGCGCTCGCCGCCGACGACGAGGCGTTGACCGAGCGGGCGACGCGGATTGCCTTGCTGGCGCGCGACGATGAGAGCGCCGCGCGCCTGCTCGATCTGTGGCGTCGCCAGGGCGGTCAGAGCGTCAACTTCCTCGGCGCGGAGGCCAGCCTGGCCCTGCGCCGCGGCGACGAGCGCAAGGCGCAGCGTTATCTGGTCCAGTTGCTCGGCATGCCCGGCGACGAGGGTTGGCGGCAGGTGCTCGGGGTGATGATCGCCGGCGCCCGCGACCCGAGCCAGGCGGCCGGCGTGCTGGACACGCTGGTACGCCGCGGCAACATCCCGCCAAAGCTGCAGGCGTGGCTGGCGTTCGGCGGACTGGCCCAGCGCCTTGAGCAGCCCGAACTGGCCGAACGCATCGTCGCCGAGGTGGTCAAGCGCTTCCCCGGCGAGCCGCGCGTCGCCCTGCTGCGCGTCAGCCAGCTGCGTGAAGCCGGTCGCGTGGAGAAGGCACGCGAGGTCCTGGGCTCCATCGCCGATCGCGCCGGCGACGACAAGGAACTGCGTCTGGCCATTGCCTACGAGTACGACACGCTGGGCGATCTGGCCGCCGCCGAGGGCACCCTCGCGCGCGGCGAACAGGACGATCAGACCTACGGCCTCCGAGCCTCGCTGCTGGCCCGGGCCAAGGACAACGAGTCGCTGCTGGCCCTGTATGAGGAGCTGCGCGCGCGCGGGCAGGTGCCCGATCCGCGCCGCCGGCTGCTGCTGGGCCAGGTGGCCGAATTCCTGAAACGCTACGACGAGGCACTGGGCTGGTACCAGGGTGTCCCCGGCGGCGAGCAGCGCCTGCCGGCCCTGTTGCGCAGCACCAATGTGCTGCACGAGCTGGGGCGTGCCGACGAGGCCTTCGCCCAGTTGCACGAGATGCAGGCGGACGCCTCCGCCACCGATACCGCGCGGCGCGACGCCTATCTGCTGGAAGCGTCGCTGCACGAGCGCGACAAGGACGCCGCCGCGGAAAAGGATGCCTTCTCGCGCGGTCTGGCCGCATTCCCGGATGACCTGGAGATCCTCTACGCCCGTGCCCTGAGCTGGGAGCGCGGCGACGACGTCCCCCGCGCCGAGGCCGACCTGCGCCGGATCCTGGTCATTGATCCCGAATCCGTCGCAGCGCTGAACGCCCTGGGCTACACGCTTGCCGACCGCACCGACCGCTACCAGGAGGCCCTGGAGCTGATCAATCGCGCGCGCGCCGCCGAGCCCGACAACGCCGCCATTACGGACAGCTACGGCTGGGTGCTGTACCGGCTGGGCCGCACCGATGAGGCCCTGGTCGCGCTGCGCCAGGCCTTCGCCTTGCAGAAGGACGCCGAGATCGCCGCCCATCTGGCCGAAGTGCTGTGGAAGCTCGGTCGCCGTGACGAGGCGCGCAAGTACGTGGAAGAGGCCAAGCGCATCGACCCCGACAACCGCGCCCTGAAGCGGGTACTGGAAATGACCGCGCCATGA
- a CDS encoding ribose-phosphate diphosphokinase: MKVQGDRSLLIFSGNANPALASAVCRELGVRPGKALVSRFSDGEVQVEIEENVRQQDVFVIQPTCAPSAENLVELLVLIDALKRASVSSVTAVVPYFGYARQDRRPRSSRVPITAKVAAKMFSAVDCDRVLTIDLHADQIQGFFDMPVDNVYASPLLLADIWRAHGTDNMVVVSPDVGGVVRARAIAKRLDDADLAIIDKRRPKANVSTVMNIIGDVDGKTCVLVDDIVDTAGTLCAAAAALKARGATKVVAYCTHAVLSGAAISNIRSSELDELVVTDTIPLTEAARECGRVRQLSVAELLAETIRRIAFGESVSSLYVD; encoded by the coding sequence ATGAAAGTCCAAGGTGACCGCAGTCTGCTGATCTTCTCCGGCAACGCCAACCCGGCCCTGGCCTCGGCGGTGTGCAGGGAGCTGGGCGTGCGCCCGGGCAAGGCGCTGGTCAGCCGCTTCTCCGACGGCGAGGTGCAGGTCGAGATCGAGGAGAACGTGCGCCAGCAGGACGTGTTCGTGATCCAGCCGACCTGCGCGCCCAGCGCCGAGAACCTGGTCGAGCTGCTGGTCCTGATCGACGCGCTCAAGCGCGCCTCCGTCAGCAGCGTCACCGCCGTGGTGCCGTACTTCGGCTACGCCCGCCAGGATCGACGCCCGCGCTCCTCGCGCGTGCCGATCACCGCCAAGGTCGCCGCCAAGATGTTCTCCGCGGTGGACTGCGACCGCGTGCTCACTATCGACCTGCATGCCGACCAGATCCAGGGCTTCTTCGACATGCCGGTCGACAACGTCTACGCGTCGCCGCTGCTGCTGGCCGACATCTGGCGCGCGCACGGCACCGACAACATGGTGGTGGTCAGCCCCGACGTCGGCGGCGTGGTGCGCGCGCGGGCGATCGCCAAGCGGCTGGATGACGCGGACCTGGCGATCATCGACAAGCGCCGGCCCAAGGCCAACGTGTCCACCGTGATGAACATCATCGGTGACGTGGACGGCAAGACCTGCGTGCTGGTGGACGACATCGTCGATACCGCCGGCACCCTGTGCGCTGCCGCGGCCGCCTTGAAGGCGCGTGGCGCGACCAAGGTCGTGGCCTACTGCACCCACGCGGTGCTGTCGGGTGCGGCGATCAGCAACATCCGCAGTTCCGAGCTCGACGAGCTGGTGGTCACCGACACCATTCCGCTGACCGAGGCCGCGCGCGAGTGCGGCCGGGTGCGCCAGCTCAGCGTCGCCGAGCTGCTGGCCGAGACGATCCGCCGGATCGCCTTCGGCGAGTCGGTCAGCTCGCTCTACGTCGACTGA
- the ispE gene encoding 4-(cytidine 5'-diphospho)-2-C-methyl-D-erythritol kinase, which yields MPPSPHSRADGWSAWPAPAKLNLFLRIPGRRADGYHLLQTVFRLLDWGDTVHLRVRGDGRIARHGSALAGVAEADDLTVRAATLLQAESASVSGSPLGADIAIDKRIPVGGGFGGGSSDAATVLVALDTLWGTRLGEERLAALALQLGADVPVFVRGRNAWAEGVGEQLTPIDLPPAWYLLVNPGVHVATAGLFQSPELTRDAQPATIADFVSGQPLGNAFEPVLRGREPAVDAVFAALSQVGTPHLTGSGSGCFVEFASREAAESALSVLPSGLDAWLAAGVEHSPLHAVAGRAEQVTQGRRQEA from the coding sequence GTGCCCCCCAGCCCACACAGCCGCGCCGACGGCTGGAGCGCATGGCCGGCACCGGCCAAGCTGAACCTGTTCCTGCGCATCCCGGGCCGGCGCGCGGACGGTTACCACCTGCTGCAGACCGTGTTCCGCCTGCTCGACTGGGGCGACACGGTGCACCTGCGCGTGCGCGGCGACGGCCGCATCGCGCGTCACGGCAGCGCGCTGGCCGGTGTCGCCGAGGCCGACGACCTGACCGTGCGCGCGGCCACGCTGTTGCAGGCGGAATCGGCATCCGTGTCGGGATCGCCGCTCGGCGCCGACATCGCGATCGACAAGCGCATCCCCGTGGGCGGGGGCTTTGGCGGTGGCTCGTCGGATGCGGCAACGGTGCTGGTTGCGCTGGACACGCTGTGGGGCACCCGCCTGGGCGAGGAGCGGCTGGCGGCGTTGGCGCTGCAGCTCGGCGCGGACGTGCCGGTGTTCGTGCGCGGGCGCAACGCCTGGGCCGAGGGTGTCGGCGAGCAGCTGACCCCCATCGACCTGCCGCCGGCCTGGTACCTGCTGGTCAACCCCGGCGTGCACGTCGCCACCGCCGGACTCTTCCAGTCGCCTGAATTGACGCGCGATGCGCAGCCCGCGACAATAGCCGACTTCGTTTCGGGCCAACCGCTCGGGAACGCGTTCGAGCCGGTACTGCGCGGCCGCGAACCGGCCGTTGACGCCGTGTTTGCGGCCCTGTCGCAGGTCGGCACGCCGCACCTGACCGGGTCCGGCAGCGGGTGTTTCGTCGAGTTCGCCAGCCGCGAAGCCGCCGAATCCGCGCTGTCGGTGCTGCCATCGGGCCTGGACGCCTGGCTGGCGGCAGGTGTGGAGCACTCGCCCTTGCATGCCGTTGCCGGCAGGGCGGAACAAGTTACACAGGGGCGTCGCCAAGAGGCCTAA
- the pth gene encoding aminoacyl-tRNA hydrolase, with product MAGLRLIVGLGNPGPEYLRTRHNAGFWFVDALAESLGARFSLESKLFGQAARVEIAGQPVWLLKPATFMNLSGKSVTAALNYWKIEPGQALLAHDELDLPPGTARLKFDGGHGGQNGLRDTMRLLAHGRFHRLRVGIGHPGHKDQVTPWVLGRPGADDEAMILRAIGDAIDVLPLAVAGDFNEAMKRLHTPRD from the coding sequence ATGGCCGGTTTGCGCCTGATCGTCGGACTGGGGAATCCCGGTCCTGAATACCTCCGGACCCGGCACAATGCCGGGTTCTGGTTTGTGGACGCCCTGGCGGAAAGCCTGGGCGCCCGTTTCAGCCTGGAATCGAAACTGTTCGGCCAGGCCGCCAGGGTCGAGATCGCCGGCCAGCCGGTCTGGCTGCTCAAGCCGGCCACTTTCATGAACCTGTCCGGCAAATCGGTCACCGCCGCGCTGAACTACTGGAAGATCGAGCCCGGGCAGGCATTGCTGGCGCACGATGAGCTCGACCTCCCGCCCGGTACCGCCCGCCTGAAGTTCGATGGCGGCCACGGCGGCCAGAACGGACTGCGCGACACCATGCGCCTGCTCGCCCACGGCCGGTTTCACCGCCTGCGGGTCGGCATCGGCCACCCCGGCCACAAGGACCAGGTCACCCCGTGGGTGTTGGGCCGTCCCGGCGCGGACGACGAGGCCATGATCCTGCGCGCCATCGGCGATGCGATCGACGTGCTGCCGCTGGCGGTTGCCGGCGATTTCAACGAGGCGATGAAGCGCCTGCACACACCGCGGGACTGA
- the rplA gene encoding 50S ribosomal protein L1 translates to MAMTKRKKAIKAAVEPGKSYAFDDAIKIVKTATKAKFVESVDVAVRLGVDARKSDQQVRGSTVLPAGTGKSVRVAVFAPAGAKADEALAAGAEAVGMDDLAEKMQAGDLNYDVVIATPDAMRVVGKLGQLLGPRGLMPNPKVGTVSPNPGEAVKNAKGGQVRYRTDKAGIIHCTIGKADFDDASLKGNLEALLIDLIKAKPASAKGHYLQKISVSSTMGPGVAVDQGTLVLK, encoded by the coding sequence ATGGCGATGACCAAGCGCAAGAAAGCAATCAAGGCCGCCGTCGAGCCGGGCAAGTCCTACGCCTTCGACGACGCCATCAAGATCGTCAAGACCGCCACCAAGGCGAAGTTTGTCGAGTCCGTCGACGTGGCCGTGCGCCTCGGCGTGGACGCGCGCAAGTCCGACCAGCAGGTGCGCGGCTCGACCGTGCTGCCCGCCGGCACCGGCAAGAGCGTTCGCGTGGCGGTGTTCGCCCCGGCTGGCGCCAAGGCCGACGAGGCCCTGGCGGCCGGCGCGGAAGCGGTCGGCATGGACGACCTGGCCGAGAAGATGCAGGCCGGCGACCTGAACTATGACGTCGTGATCGCCACCCCCGACGCGATGCGCGTGGTGGGCAAGCTGGGCCAGCTGCTCGGCCCGCGCGGCCTGATGCCGAACCCGAAGGTCGGCACCGTGTCCCCGAATCCGGGCGAAGCGGTGAAGAACGCCAAGGGCGGCCAGGTGCGTTACCGCACCGACAAGGCCGGCATCATCCACTGCACGATCGGCAAGGCCGACTTCGACGATGCCTCGTTGAAGGGCAACCTGGAAGCGCTGCTGATCGACCTGATCAAGGCCAAGCCGGCCAGCGCCAAGGGCCACTACCTGCAGAAGATTTCGGTCAGCTCGACCATGGGTCCCGGCGTTGCCGTGGATCAGGGCACGCTGGTCCTGAAGTAA
- a CDS encoding 50S ribosomal protein L25/general stress protein Ctc yields the protein MSDQTIKASGRSVEGKGASRRLRHAGKIPAIIYGGDAAPQPVVLDQEKIWVASQNEWFYSTILDLDVDGKVESVLLRDMQRHPYKQIIMHLDFMRVNQKEVLRAQVQLHFINEDISPAGKNPDVIIMKELNHVDVSCLPKDLPENIEVDLSTLDLGDTIHLSQIPLPEGVEIPSLALGDEYDSAVVVARKGRVEVEPEPEVEGDTDAADVPASKVDSGEKDAE from the coding sequence ATGTCCGATCAAACCATCAAGGCCTCTGGCCGCAGTGTCGAGGGGAAGGGTGCGAGCCGCCGCCTGCGTCACGCGGGCAAGATCCCGGCCATCATCTACGGCGGCGACGCCGCTCCGCAGCCCGTCGTGCTCGACCAGGAAAAGATCTGGGTCGCCAGCCAGAACGAGTGGTTCTACTCGACCATCCTGGACCTGGACGTCGACGGCAAGGTCGAAAGCGTGCTGCTGCGTGACATGCAGCGCCATCCGTACAAGCAGATCATCATGCATCTGGACTTCATGCGGGTGAACCAGAAGGAAGTGCTGCGCGCCCAGGTGCAGTTGCACTTCATCAACGAGGACATCTCGCCGGCCGGCAAGAATCCCGACGTGATCATCATGAAGGAGCTGAACCACGTCGACGTCAGCTGCCTGCCCAAGGATCTGCCGGAGAACATCGAGGTCGACCTGTCGACGCTGGATCTGGGCGACACCATCCACCTCTCGCAGATCCCGCTGCCCGAAGGCGTCGAGATCCCGAGCCTGGCGCTCGGTGATGAGTACGACTCCGCGGTGGTCGTGGCGCGCAAGGGCCGCGTGGAAGTGGAGCCGGAGCCGGAAGTCGAAGGCGACACCGATGCCGCCGACGTGCCGGCCAGCAAGGTCGACTCGGGCGAGAAGGACGCCGAGTAA
- the ychF gene encoding redox-regulated ATPase YchF, with product MGIKCGIVGLPNVGKSTLFNALTKAGIAAANFPFCTIEPNVGVVPVPDPRLNALAAIVKPQKCLPTAVEFVDIAGLVAGAASGEGLGNKFLAHIREVDAITHVVRCFENDDIIHVNNRIDPLSDIDTIDTELALADLDSVEKALQRAERSAKTGDKDAKIRVDVLTRVRDGLDAGKPARALDLSEDDRLALRDLFLLTLKPVLYIANVLEDGFEGNPHLDAVRARADAEGAEVVPVSAAIEEELSQLDDEDRDAFLADMGLDEPGLNRVIRAAYRLLGLQTYFTAGVKEVRAWTVKGGATAPQAAAVIHTDFEKGFIRAETIGYDDFIKYQGEAGAREAGRMRLEGKEYRVQEGDVLHFRFNV from the coding sequence ATGGGCATCAAATGCGGCATCGTCGGCCTTCCCAACGTAGGCAAGTCGACCCTCTTCAATGCCCTGACCAAGGCCGGCATCGCCGCCGCCAATTTCCCCTTCTGCACGATCGAGCCCAACGTCGGCGTCGTGCCGGTCCCCGATCCGCGCCTGAACGCGCTGGCGGCGATCGTCAAGCCGCAGAAGTGCCTGCCCACCGCGGTCGAGTTCGTCGACATCGCCGGCCTGGTCGCCGGCGCGGCCAGCGGCGAGGGGCTGGGCAACAAGTTCCTCGCCCACATCCGCGAAGTCGACGCGATCACCCACGTGGTGCGCTGCTTCGAGAACGACGACATCATCCACGTCAACAACCGCATCGATCCGCTGTCGGACATCGACACCATCGACACCGAGCTGGCCCTGGCCGACCTGGATTCCGTCGAGAAGGCGCTGCAGCGCGCCGAGCGCTCGGCCAAGACCGGTGACAAGGACGCGAAGATCCGCGTCGACGTGCTCACCCGCGTGCGCGACGGCCTGGACGCGGGCAAGCCGGCCCGCGCGCTGGACCTGTCCGAGGACGACCGCCTGGCGCTGCGCGACCTGTTCCTGCTGACCCTCAAGCCGGTGCTGTACATCGCCAACGTGCTCGAGGACGGTTTCGAGGGCAATCCGCACCTGGACGCGGTGCGGGCCCGCGCCGACGCCGAAGGCGCCGAGGTGGTGCCGGTCTCGGCGGCGATCGAGGAGGAGCTCAGCCAGCTCGACGACGAGGACCGCGATGCGTTCCTGGCCGACATGGGCCTGGACGAGCCCGGCCTGAACCGCGTCATCCGCGCCGCCTACCGGCTCCTCGGCCTGCAGACCTACTTCACCGCCGGGGTCAAGGAAGTGCGAGCCTGGACCGTGAAGGGCGGGGCGACCGCGCCGCAGGCCGCCGCGGTCATCCATACCGATTTCGAGAAGGGCTTCATCCGCGCCGAGACCATCGGCTACGACGACTTCATCAAGTACCAGGGCGAGGCCGGTGCCCGCGAAGCCGGGCGCATGCGCCTGGAGGGCAAGGAGTACCGGGTCCAGGAAGGCGACGTGCTGCATTTCCGCTTCAACGTCTAG
- the rplK gene encoding 50S ribosomal protein L11, translated as MAKKVVGYIKLQVKAGQANPSPPVGPALGQRGLNIMEFCKAFNAATSKLEPGLPTPVIITAYSDRTFTFVTKSTPAAVLLKKAAGVSLGSNRPNTDKVGKVTRAQLEEIVKAKQADLTAADLEAAVRTIAGSARSMGLAVEG; from the coding sequence ATGGCAAAGAAAGTAGTTGGCTACATCAAACTGCAGGTCAAGGCCGGCCAGGCGAATCCATCGCCGCCGGTCGGTCCTGCGCTCGGCCAGCGTGGCCTGAACATCATGGAGTTCTGCAAGGCATTCAACGCCGCGACCTCCAAGCTGGAGCCGGGCCTGCCCACGCCGGTGATCATCACCGCCTACTCGGACCGTACCTTCACCTTCGTCACCAAGAGCACGCCTGCCGCGGTGCTGCTGAAGAAGGCCGCCGGCGTCAGCCTGGGCTCCAACCGCCCCAACACCGACAAGGTCGGCAAGGTGACGCGCGCCCAGCTGGAAGAGATCGTCAAGGCCAAGCAAGCCGACCTCACGGCGGCGGACCTGGAAGCGGCGGTGCGTACGATTGCGGGTTCGGCCCGCAGCATGGGTTTGGCGGTGGAGGGTTAA
- the rplJ gene encoding 50S ribosomal protein L10 encodes MALNLTQKQEVVAELAEVASTAHSLVAAEYVGLTVGQLTDMRKKAREAGVYLKVAKNTLVSRAVENTDYAIVADELTGPLLYAFSQEDPGAAGRLMKEFAKANDKLKPRLVSLGGQLYPGTHVDVLASLPTRDEALSMLLSVMSQPATMLVRLLSEPASQVTRVVNAAGQTKAA; translated from the coding sequence ATGGCTCTTAATCTGACCCAGAAACAGGAAGTCGTTGCCGAACTGGCCGAGGTCGCCAGCACGGCGCACTCGCTGGTCGCCGCGGAATACGTCGGTCTTACCGTCGGGCAACTGACGGACATGCGCAAGAAGGCCCGCGAAGCCGGTGTGTACTTGAAGGTAGCCAAGAACACCCTGGTCTCGCGCGCAGTGGAGAACACCGATTACGCCATCGTCGCCGATGAGCTGACCGGTCCTTTGCTGTACGCCTTCTCGCAGGAAGATCCCGGCGCTGCGGGACGTCTGATGAAGGAGTTCGCCAAGGCGAACGACAAGCTGAAGCCACGCCTGGTGTCATTGGGCGGACAGTTGTACCCGGGCACCCATGTGGATGTCCTGGCGTCGCTGCCGACCCGTGATGAGGCGTTGTCGATGCTGCTCAGCGTCATGTCCCAGCCGGCCACCATGCTGGTGCGCCTGCTCAGCGAGCCCGCGTCGCAGGTTACCCGCGTTGTCAACGCGGCTGGCCAGACCAAGGCTGCCTGA
- the lolB gene encoding lipoprotein insertase outer membrane protein LolB produces the protein MRISIAVVMSSVGLLLAGCAGAPLRPAIPATDVAAAEAAQLQRESVLARTPDWSLAGRVAVSNAGKGGSGRIEWRQDGPQYLITLSAPVTRQGWQLAGDADAARLEGLEGGPRSGPDARLLLLAATGWDIPVVALGDWVRGARAPALAPARIEYGTDGLPRRIDQDGWTIEYRWAPDAAADGQTALPSRVDAFRGEAKVKLIVDEWQSGSVPGMARLP, from the coding sequence ATGAGGATCTCCATCGCCGTAGTAATGAGCTCGGTGGGCCTGCTGCTGGCCGGCTGCGCAGGCGCACCGCTGCGCCCGGCGATTCCGGCGACCGACGTGGCCGCCGCCGAAGCGGCCCAGCTGCAGCGTGAAAGCGTGCTGGCCCGAACGCCGGACTGGTCCCTGGCCGGCCGGGTTGCGGTATCCAATGCCGGCAAGGGCGGCAGCGGCCGCATCGAATGGCGCCAGGACGGCCCACAGTACCTGATCACCCTCAGCGCGCCGGTCACCCGCCAGGGCTGGCAGCTCGCCGGCGACGCCGACGCGGCCCGTCTGGAAGGGCTCGAGGGTGGCCCGCGTTCCGGGCCCGATGCGCGCCTGCTGCTGCTGGCTGCGACCGGCTGGGACATCCCGGTGGTGGCACTGGGCGACTGGGTCCGCGGCGCACGCGCCCCGGCCCTGGCGCCGGCACGCATCGAATACGGCACGGACGGCCTGCCACGCCGGATCGACCAGGACGGCTGGACGATCGAATACCGCTGGGCGCCCGACGCGGCCGCGGACGGCCAGACAGCGCTCCCCAGCCGCGTCGACGCATTCCGCGGCGAGGCCAAGGTCAAGTTGATCGTCGACGAGTGGCAGTCCGGCTCCGTCCCCGGTATGGCCCGATTGCCATGA
- the tuf gene encoding elongation factor Tu, producing the protein MAKGKFERTKPHVNVGTIGHVDHGKTTLTAALTKVGAERFGGEFSAYDAIDRAPEEKARGITISTSHVEYESPNRHYAHVDCPGHADYVKNMITGAAQMDGAILVCSAADGPMPQTREHILLARQVGVPYIVSYLNKADMVDDAELLELVEMEVRELLSKYDFPGDDTPIITGSALKALEGDQSDIGVPSIIKLVDALDSWIPEPERDVDKAFLMPVEDVFSISGRGTVVTGRIERGIIKVGEEIEIVGIRPTVKTTVTGVEMFRKLLDQGQAGDNAGLLLRGTKRDDVERGQVLCKPGSIKPHTQFEGEVYILSKDEGGRHTPFFKGYRPQFYFRTTDVTGACELPEGVEMVMPGDNVKMVVELINPIAMDEGLRFAIREGGRTVGAGVVSKIIK; encoded by the coding sequence ATGGCCAAGGGTAAATTCGAGCGCACCAAGCCGCACGTGAACGTCGGCACGATCGGTCACGTTGACCACGGCAAGACCACGTTGACTGCAGCGCTGACCAAGGTTGGCGCGGAGCGCTTCGGCGGCGAGTTCAGCGCGTACGACGCGATCGACCGTGCACCCGAAGAGAAGGCGCGCGGCATCACCATCTCGACCTCGCACGTCGAGTACGAGTCGCCCAACCGCCACTACGCGCACGTCGACTGCCCCGGGCACGCCGACTACGTGAAGAACATGATCACCGGTGCGGCGCAGATGGACGGCGCGATCCTGGTGTGCTCGGCCGCGGACGGCCCGATGCCGCAGACCCGCGAGCACATCCTGCTGGCCCGCCAGGTGGGCGTGCCGTACATCGTGTCCTACCTGAACAAGGCGGACATGGTGGACGACGCCGAGCTGCTGGAGCTGGTGGAGATGGAAGTGCGCGAGCTGCTCTCCAAGTACGACTTCCCCGGCGACGACACCCCGATCATCACCGGTTCGGCGCTGAAGGCGCTGGAAGGCGACCAGAGCGATATCGGCGTGCCCTCGATCATCAAGCTGGTCGATGCGCTGGACAGCTGGATCCCGGAGCCCGAGCGCGACGTGGACAAGGCGTTCCTGATGCCGGTCGAGGACGTGTTCTCGATCTCCGGTCGCGGCACCGTGGTCACCGGTCGCATCGAGCGCGGCATCATCAAGGTGGGCGAGGAGATCGAGATCGTCGGCATCCGTCCGACCGTCAAGACCACCGTCACCGGCGTGGAGATGTTCCGCAAGCTGCTCGACCAGGGTCAGGCGGGGGATAACGCCGGCCTGCTGCTGCGCGGCACCAAGCGTGACGACGTGGAGCGCGGCCAGGTGCTGTGCAAGCCCGGCTCGATCAAGCCGCACACCCAGTTCGAAGGCGAGGTGTACATCCTGAGCAAGGACGAGGGCGGCCGTCACACGCCGTTCTTCAAGGGCTACCGTCCGCAGTTCTACTTCCGCACCACCGACGTCACCGGCGCCTGCGAGCTGCCCGAGGGCGTGGAGATGGTGATGCCGGGTGACAACGTGAAGATGGTGGTCGAGCTGATCAACCCGATCGCGATGGACGAAGGCTTGCGTTTCGCGATCCGCGAAGGTGGCCGCACCGTCGGCGCTGGCGTGGTGTCGAAGATAATCAAGTAA
- the secE gene encoding preprotein translocase subunit SecE translates to MNTKAEQSTGDILKYVAAVLLVAAGVFGFYWFDQWPGGIRALLVVGGLVLGAAVFMVSHKGVQTREFLSESHFELRKVVWPTRQEAMRTTWVVVLAVVILSLILAGFDVVIQAAVKWLLGR, encoded by the coding sequence TTGAACACCAAGGCTGAACAAAGCACGGGCGATATCCTGAAATACGTGGCCGCGGTGCTGTTGGTGGCCGCAGGCGTATTCGGCTTCTATTGGTTTGACCAGTGGCCGGGCGGCATCCGTGCCCTGCTGGTGGTGGGCGGTCTGGTCCTTGGCGCGGCGGTCTTCATGGTCAGCCACAAGGGCGTGCAGACCCGCGAGTTCCTCTCCGAATCCCACTTCGAGTTGCGCAAGGTGGTCTGGCCCACGCGCCAGGAAGCAATGCGCACCACCTGGGTGGTGGTTTTGGCAGTCGTGATCCTGAGCCTGATCCTGGCCGGATTCGATGTCGTCATCCAGGCGGCCGTGAAGTGGCTGCTTGGACGTTGA
- the nusG gene encoding transcription termination/antitermination protein NusG — protein sequence MQSSDNSPTAESSASNKRWYVVHAYSGYEKTVAQALRDRIAREEMEDRFGEVLVPTEEIVEMRAGQKRRSERKFFPGYVLVQIATTDEGGIPRIDSECWHLIKETPKVMGFIGGTAARPLPIADHEAAAILDRVQEGVEKPRPKVLFEAGQMVRVVDGPFNDFNGVVEEINYEKSRLRVAVLIFGRSTPVELEFGQVEKA from the coding sequence GTGCAGAGCTCAGATAACAGCCCGACCGCCGAAAGCAGCGCAAGCAACAAGCGCTGGTACGTCGTCCATGCCTATTCGGGCTATGAGAAGACGGTCGCCCAGGCGCTGCGTGACCGCATCGCCCGCGAGGAGATGGAGGACCGCTTCGGCGAGGTGCTGGTGCCCACGGAAGAGATCGTGGAAATGCGCGCCGGCCAGAAGCGCCGCTCCGAGCGCAAGTTCTTCCCCGGATACGTGCTGGTGCAGATCGCCACGACCGATGAGGGCGGGATTCCGCGCATCGACAGCGAGTGCTGGCACCTGATCAAGGAAACCCCGAAGGTGATGGGGTTCATCGGCGGTACCGCCGCGCGTCCGTTGCCGATCGCCGACCACGAGGCCGCGGCGATCCTGGACCGCGTCCAGGAAGGCGTCGAGAAGCCGCGTCCGAAGGTGCTGTTCGAGGCCGGCCAGATGGTCCGCGTGGTCGATGGCCCGTTCAACGACTTCAACGGCGTGGTCGAGGAAATCAACTACGAGAAGAGCCGCCTGCGCGTGGCGGTGCTGATCTTTGGTCGCTCGACCCCGGTCGAGCTCGAATTCGGTCAGGTCGAGAAGGCCTGA